The proteins below come from a single Danaus plexippus chromosome 20, MEX_DaPlex, whole genome shotgun sequence genomic window:
- the LOC133318710 gene encoding UDP-glucosyltransferase 2-like isoform X2: MYKELNMQDELKYMVIFDNLLNNTLRMDVVQKFIKDRSVKFDVVIVDWLYTELGVGFSSVFNCPLIWFSSMDVHTTVLALIDDYLNPAYARHHMSTEYSSSFLNRVKELWTISRTWLYHWWHLDEKERMFREIFGPASEERGIKLPHFNDVRYNASLMLGNSHIVVGEAIALPQNYWHIGGYHIKKTVEPLPKDLQKIMDTAKDGVIYFSLGSLLKGRKIPSAVKKRFLNIFSELKQEIIWKFDEQMTDLPKNVHIVTWAPQQSILAHPNCVLFITHGGLLSTLETIKYGVPIIGIPFFADQYLNVNKVVAKGVGRRVDISENTPEELRFAIREMMANSSYRTRVKELSSLFIADSDPGQRLVQGVELVVRTKGAPHLRSVALRVPFYQKLYLDLLLLVIGIVFGIIVLISYTCKYLRTFISRSNQGKKKLN, from the exons ATGTATAAGGAATTGAATATGCAGGATGAACTTAAATACATGGTTATATTTGACAATTTGCTGAATAACACCTTACGAATGGATGTTgtccaaaaatttataaaagatagaaGTGTTAAGTTTGATGTTGTAATAGTGGACTGGCTTTATACGGAGTTAGGAGTTGG ATTTTCATCTGTATTCAATTGTCCTCTGATATGGTTTTCGTCTATGGATGTCCATACGACAGTGTTGGCACTCATAGATGACTATTTAAATCCGGCTTACGCTCGACATCATATGAGTACAGAATATTCTTCCAGTTTTTTGAACAGGGTGAAGGAACTTTGGACTATATCGAGAACATGGTTATATCATTG GTGGCATCTTGACGAAAAAGAAAGGATGTTTCGAGAGATATTCGGACCGGCTTCCGAAGAACGAGGTATAAAATTACCACATTTCAACGACGTTCGCTACAATGCATCCCTCATGCTTGGCAATTCACATATAGTGGTTGGAGAAGCAATTGCACTGCCGCAGAATTACTGGCACATCGGAGGATACCACATCAAAAAAACTGTTGAACCATTGCCAAAG gatttacaaaaaatcatGGATACGGCCAAAGATGGTGTAATATACTTTAGCCTGGGCAGTTTGCTGAAAGGCAGAAAAATACCGAGTGCAGTTAAAAAGCGATTCCTAAACATTTTTAGTGAGTTAAAACAGGAAATTATTTGGAAGTTTGATGAACAAATGACTGATTTGCCTAAAAATGTGCATATCGTTACATGGGCTCCACAACAAAGTATTTTAG CACATCCTAATTGCgtactttttataacacacGGTGGTCTTCTATCAACGTTAGAGACCATTAAATATGGTGTACCAATTATCGGTATACCATTCTTTGCCGACCAATACCTTAATGTCAACAAAGTTGTCGCCAAAGGAGTCGGCAGGCGTGTAGATATAAGTGAAAACACTCCGGAAGAATTAAGATTTGCTATAAGAGAAATGATGGCTAATTCCAG ttaccgCACTCGTGTGAAGGAACTGTCATCTCTGTTCATCGCTGATTCAGATCCAGGACAGCGGTTGGTTCAGGGCGTGGAGTTAGTGGTCAGGACGAAAGGAGCACCACATCTTCGCTCCGTCGCACTACGCGTGCCTTTTTACCAAAAACTATACTTAGACCTTTTACTCTTAGTTATAGGAATTGTTTTTggaattattgtattaatatcgtatacttgtaaatatttgcgCACTTTCATATCCAGGTCTAATCAGGGTAAGaagaaattaaactaa
- the LOC133318710 gene encoding UDP-glucosyltransferase 2-like isoform X1, whose protein sequence is MLVAIVARFAILLAILYNCDAFKVLLVFPVPGKSHSILGEGYVRHLLSAGHEVTYLTPILIKNPPARLRQIDLSENFKYLSEDIFDVNRFMYKELNMQDELKYMVIFDNLLNNTLRMDVVQKFIKDRSVKFDVVIVDWLYTELGVGFSSVFNCPLIWFSSMDVHTTVLALIDDYLNPAYARHHMSTEYSSSFLNRVKELWTISRTWLYHWWHLDEKERMFREIFGPASEERGIKLPHFNDVRYNASLMLGNSHIVVGEAIALPQNYWHIGGYHIKKTVEPLPKDLQKIMDTAKDGVIYFSLGSLLKGRKIPSAVKKRFLNIFSELKQEIIWKFDEQMTDLPKNVHIVTWAPQQSILAHPNCVLFITHGGLLSTLETIKYGVPIIGIPFFADQYLNVNKVVAKGVGRRVDISENTPEELRFAIREMMANSSYRTRVKELSSLFIADSDPGQRLVQGVELVVRTKGAPHLRSVALRVPFYQKLYLDLLLLVIGIVFGIIVLISYTCKYLRTFISRSNQGKKKLN, encoded by the exons ATGCTCGTTGCGATAGTTGCGAGATTTGCTATTTTAttagcaatattatataactgtgATGCGTTCAAAGTGTTGCTGGTGTTCCCTGTGCCCGGGAAGAGTCACTCCATCTTGGGGGAGGGTTATGTAAGACATTTGTTATCAGCTGGACATGAG gtCACCTACTTAACTCCGATACTCATTAAGAATCCGCCAGCCAGACTTCGACAGATAGATTTGTCTGAAAATTTCAAGTATTTGTCAGAAG ATATTTTTGACGTGAACAGGTTCATGTATAAGGAATTGAATATGCAGGATGAACTTAAATACATGGTTATATTTGACAATTTGCTGAATAACACCTTACGAATGGATGTTgtccaaaaatttataaaagatagaaGTGTTAAGTTTGATGTTGTAATAGTGGACTGGCTTTATACGGAGTTAGGAGTTGG ATTTTCATCTGTATTCAATTGTCCTCTGATATGGTTTTCGTCTATGGATGTCCATACGACAGTGTTGGCACTCATAGATGACTATTTAAATCCGGCTTACGCTCGACATCATATGAGTACAGAATATTCTTCCAGTTTTTTGAACAGGGTGAAGGAACTTTGGACTATATCGAGAACATGGTTATATCATTG GTGGCATCTTGACGAAAAAGAAAGGATGTTTCGAGAGATATTCGGACCGGCTTCCGAAGAACGAGGTATAAAATTACCACATTTCAACGACGTTCGCTACAATGCATCCCTCATGCTTGGCAATTCACATATAGTGGTTGGAGAAGCAATTGCACTGCCGCAGAATTACTGGCACATCGGAGGATACCACATCAAAAAAACTGTTGAACCATTGCCAAAG gatttacaaaaaatcatGGATACGGCCAAAGATGGTGTAATATACTTTAGCCTGGGCAGTTTGCTGAAAGGCAGAAAAATACCGAGTGCAGTTAAAAAGCGATTCCTAAACATTTTTAGTGAGTTAAAACAGGAAATTATTTGGAAGTTTGATGAACAAATGACTGATTTGCCTAAAAATGTGCATATCGTTACATGGGCTCCACAACAAAGTATTTTAG CACATCCTAATTGCgtactttttataacacacGGTGGTCTTCTATCAACGTTAGAGACCATTAAATATGGTGTACCAATTATCGGTATACCATTCTTTGCCGACCAATACCTTAATGTCAACAAAGTTGTCGCCAAAGGAGTCGGCAGGCGTGTAGATATAAGTGAAAACACTCCGGAAGAATTAAGATTTGCTATAAGAGAAATGATGGCTAATTCCAG ttaccgCACTCGTGTGAAGGAACTGTCATCTCTGTTCATCGCTGATTCAGATCCAGGACAGCGGTTGGTTCAGGGCGTGGAGTTAGTGGTCAGGACGAAAGGAGCACCACATCTTCGCTCCGTCGCACTACGCGTGCCTTTTTACCAAAAACTATACTTAGACCTTTTACTCTTAGTTATAGGAATTGTTTTTggaattattgtattaatatcgtatacttgtaaatatttgcgCACTTTCATATCCAGGTCTAATCAGGGTAAGaagaaattaaactaa
- the LOC116773876 gene encoding UDP-glucosyltransferase 2-like, translating into MLVAIVARVATLLLILYNCDAFKVLLVFPVPGKSHSILGEGYVRHLLSAGHEVTYLTPIPIKNPPDRLRQIDVSENIKYMSEGLFDVKKYMYKEVKLVHLELTELFDNLCYNTFKIDSVQRFMRDKDVDFDVVIVEWLYSELGVGFSSVFNCPLIWSSSLDVHTEVLGLIDGYTNPAYTKHFFSTEYSFTFWDRVNELWRVSRLLLYKWWHIDENDKMFREIFGPAAEERGIKLPHFNDVRYNASLMLGNSHIVIGDAIALPQNYLHIGGYHIKNVLEPLPKDLQQIMDKAKNGVIYFSLGSTLQGSKIPSNVKRKFLDMFGELSQNVIWKLDGKITDLPKNVQIVDWAPQQSILAHPNCVLFITHGGLLSTLETIKYGVPIIGIPFFADQFLNVNKVVAKGFGRRVDISENTPEELRIAIREVLGNTSYRTRVKELSSLFNADSDPGQRLVQGVELVVRTNGAPHLRSVALRVPFYQKLYLDVLLLVIGIVFGLPLVIYYTCKHLLLDGTKSNLNKKRN; encoded by the exons ATGCTCGTTGCGATAGTTGCGAGAGTTgctactttattattaatattatataactgtgATGCGTTCAAAGTGTTGCTGGTGTTCCCTGTGCCCGGGAAGAGTCACTCCATCTTGGGGGAGGGTTATGTAAGACATTTGTTATCAGCTGGACATGAG gTGACCTATTTAACTCCGATACCGATTAAAAACCCGCCAGACAGGCTTCGACAGATAGATGTGTCTGAAAACATAAAGTATATGTCAGAAG GACTTTTTGATGTAAAGAAGTACATGTATAAAGAAGTTAAATTGGTTCATTTGGAACTCACTGAACTGTTCGACAATCTCTGTTATAATACCTTCAAAATTGACAGCGTCCAAAGATTTATGAGAGACAAAGACGTTGATTTTGATGTCGTCATTGTCGAGTGGCTTTATTCTGAACTAGGTGTTGG GTTTTCATCAGTCTTTAATTGTCCTCTGATATGGTCATCGTCTTTGGATGTTCACACTGAGGTGCTAGGTCTCATAGATGGGTACACAAACCCGGCGTACACCAAACATTTCTTCTCTACTGAATATTCATTCACGTTTTGGGATAGAGTGAATGAACTTTGGAGGGTATCCCGAttactgttatataaatg GTGGCACATTGACGAGAACGATAAGATGTTTCGAGAGATATTCGGACCGGCTGCCGAAGAACGAGGTATAAAATTACCACATTTCAACGACGTGCGCTACAATGCATCCCTCATGCTTGGCAATTCACATATAGTGATTGGAGATGCAATCGCACTGCCGCAGAATTACCTGCATATCGGAGGTTACCACATTAAAAACGTTTTGGAACCGCTACCAAAG GATCTACAACAAATCATGGATAAGGCCAAAAATGGTGTAATATACTTCAGTTTGGGCAGTACGTTACAAGGCAGTAAAATACCAAGTAACGTTAAAAGGAAATTTCTTGACATGTTTGGTGAATTAAGCCAAAACGTTATTTGGAAATTGGATGGAAAAATTACAGATTTACCTAAAAATGTGCAAATCGTTGATTGGGCTCCGCAACAAAGTATTTTGG CACATCCTAATTGCgtactttttataacacacGGTGGTCTTCTATCAACGTTAGAGACCATTAAATATGGCGTGCCAATTATCGGTATACCATTCTTTGCCGACCAATTCCTTAATGTCAACAAAGTTGTCGCTAAAGGATTCGGCAGGCGTGTAGATATAAGTGAAAACACACCGGAAGAATTGAGAATTGCTATAAGGGAAGTATTAGGAAATACCAG CTACCGCACTCGTGTGAAGGAACTGTCATCTCTGTTCAATGCTGATTCAGATCCAGGACAGCGATTGGTTCAGGGCGTGGAGTTAGTGGTCAGAACTAACGGAGCACCACATCTTCGTTCCGTCGCACTACGCGTGCCGTTCTACCAAAAACTGTACTTGGATGTTTTACTATTAGTTATTGGAATCGTTTTTGGACTTCCTCTTGTCATATATTATACGTGTAAACACTTATTGTTGGATGGCACTAAGTCTAATCTTAATAAGAAGAGAAACtag